The following coding sequences lie in one Mycobacterium sp. Z3061 genomic window:
- the nadD gene encoding nicotinate-nucleotide adenylyltransferase translates to MQKQLRRLGVMGGTFDPIHYGHLVAASEVANKFSLDEVVFVPSGQPWQKDRQVSAAEDRYLMTVIATASNPRFSVSRVDIDRGGPTYTKDTLRDLRTLNADSELYFITGADALASILTWQGWEEMFELARFIGVSRPGYELRHDHITEVLGELPREALTLVEIPALAISSTDCRQRALERRPLWYLMPDGVVQYVSKRRLYRTPERSENPAAPSVAAGNNT, encoded by the coding sequence ATGCAAAAGCAGCTGCGCAGGCTGGGGGTGATGGGTGGGACATTCGATCCCATCCATTACGGCCACCTGGTTGCTGCCAGTGAGGTCGCAAACAAGTTCTCACTCGACGAAGTCGTCTTCGTCCCCAGCGGACAACCGTGGCAGAAGGACCGCCAGGTGTCTGCCGCCGAGGACCGGTACCTGATGACCGTGATCGCCACCGCGTCCAACCCGCGTTTCTCGGTCAGCCGCGTCGACATCGACCGCGGCGGCCCCACGTACACCAAGGACACGCTGCGGGATCTGCGGACCCTCAACGCGGACTCCGAGCTCTACTTCATCACCGGCGCCGACGCGCTGGCGTCCATCCTCACCTGGCAGGGCTGGGAAGAGATGTTCGAGCTGGCGCGTTTCATAGGTGTCAGCAGGCCCGGCTACGAGCTGCGCCACGACCACATCACCGAAGTTCTGGGTGAGCTGCCCCGCGAGGCGTTGACGCTCGTGGAGATTCCCGCGCTGGCGATCTCCTCGACCGACTGCCGGCAACGCGCCCTGGAACGCAGACCGCTGTGGTACCTGATGCCCGACGGCGTCGTGCAATACGTCTCCAAACGACGCCTTTACCGCACCCCCGAGAGGAGCGAGAACCCGGCCGCCCCCAGCGTGGCCGCCGGGAACAACACATGA
- the gpgP gene encoding glucosyl-3-phosphoglycerate phosphatase, translating into MRARRLVMLRHGQTDYNLGSRMQGQLDTDLSELGRAQAVAAAEVLGKVQPLLIVSSDLRRAFDTATKLGEQTGLAVQVDPRLRETHLGDWQGMTHTQIDAEVPGARLAWRENAGWAPHGGESRVDVAARSVPLVAELVAAAPEWGGAGEPERPIVLVAHGGLIAALSAALLKIPVANWPILGGMGNCSWVQLSGHSEDAAGFEDIRWRLDVWNASAQVSNDVL; encoded by the coding sequence ATGAGGGCGCGCCGCCTGGTGATGCTGCGACACGGGCAGACCGACTACAACCTCGGCAGCCGGATGCAGGGCCAGCTCGACACGGACCTGAGTGAACTGGGCCGCGCCCAAGCCGTCGCCGCCGCCGAGGTGCTGGGCAAAGTCCAACCGTTGCTGATCGTGTCCTCGGACCTACGCCGTGCCTTCGACACGGCGACCAAGCTGGGGGAGCAGACCGGCCTGGCTGTCCAGGTGGACCCCCGGCTGCGCGAGACCCATCTGGGCGACTGGCAGGGCATGACTCACACCCAGATCGACGCAGAGGTCCCCGGTGCCCGGTTGGCCTGGCGCGAGAACGCCGGATGGGCCCCGCACGGCGGGGAAAGTCGCGTCGACGTGGCCGCCCGGAGCGTGCCGCTGGTGGCGGAACTGGTTGCCGCCGCACCGGAGTGGGGCGGCGCGGGCGAGCCCGAGCGGCCGATCGTGCTGGTGGCCCACGGCGGTCTGATCGCCGCGCTTTCGGCTGCGCTGTTGAAGATTCCGGTCGCCAACTGGCCGATCCTGGGAGGTATGGGCAACTGCAGTTGGGTCCAGCTGAGCGGTCACTCCGAGGATGCCGCTGGATTTGAGGACATCCGGTGGCGACTGGACGTGTGGAACGCTTCGGCGCAGGTGTCCAATGACGTTCTCTGA
- the octT gene encoding diglucosylglycerate octanoyltransferase, which yields MTFSDSGARPTLLIFADSLSYYGPTGGLPADDPRIWPNIVAAQIGWDVELIGRIGWTCRDVWWAATQDPRAWAALPKAGAVIFATSGMDSLPSVWPTAVRELIRYVRPPLLRRWVRQGYGWLQPRLSPVARSALPPQLTAYYLEKTRGAIDFNRPGIPIVASLPSVHTAETYGRAHHGREGTVAAITQWADEQQIPLVDLKEAVAEEIMSGRGNPDGIHWNFEAHQRVAELMLKALAEVLQTSTVSPEKSR from the coding sequence ATGACGTTCTCTGATTCGGGGGCCAGACCCACCCTTCTGATCTTTGCCGACTCACTGTCCTACTACGGCCCGACCGGCGGTCTGCCTGCCGACGACCCGCGAATCTGGCCCAATATCGTTGCCGCGCAAATTGGTTGGGATGTGGAGTTGATCGGCCGCATCGGCTGGACCTGTCGTGACGTGTGGTGGGCGGCCACGCAGGACCCGCGCGCCTGGGCGGCCCTGCCCAAAGCCGGCGCGGTGATCTTCGCCACCAGTGGCATGGATTCACTGCCGTCGGTGTGGCCCACCGCCGTGCGTGAGCTGATCCGCTATGTCCGGCCCCCGTTGTTGCGGCGCTGGGTGCGCCAGGGCTATGGCTGGTTGCAGCCCCGGCTCTCACCGGTGGCCAGGTCGGCACTGCCGCCGCAACTCACCGCCTACTACCTGGAAAAGACGCGCGGCGCAATTGATTTCAATCGTCCGGGAATCCCGATCGTGGCGTCATTGCCGTCGGTGCACACCGCCGAGACCTACGGCAGGGCGCACCACGGGCGCGAAGGCACCGTCGCCGCGATCACGCAGTGGGCCGACGAGCAGCAGATTCCGCTGGTCGATCTCAAAGAGGCTGTCGCCGAAGAGATCATGAGTGGGCGGGGCAACCCGGACGGGATCCACTGGAACTTCGAGGCGCATCAGCGCGTCGCCGAACTGATGCTCAAGGCGCTCGCCGAGGTCTTGCAGACCAGCACAGTTTCTCCCGAGAAATCGCGCTGA
- a CDS encoding bifunctional 2-polyprenyl-6-hydroxyphenol methylase/3-demethylubiquinol 3-O-methyltransferase UbiG has product MTRRFYSRSVVSGEISLPAVPSLLDEYVEMCSRIFAGVGRQFNDEELAHLRTVLQNQLAEAYSISQRSNIVVSYNAPVGPTLHYQVNARWFTVAEAYENWISTREPPLFGTEPDARVWALANEAADARTHPVLDIGAGTGRNALPLGRRGHPVDVVELTPKFAEIIRSQARAEGLDVRVIVRNVFETTDDLRQDYQLILLSEVVPDFRSTQQLRRLFELAAACLAPGGQLVFNTFLPRYGYEIDDAAREFGQQAYTGMFSRQELSTASEGLPLELVADDSVYEYEQANLPTGAWPPTSWYADWVSGLDVFPVERDKSPIEMRWLVFRKTH; this is encoded by the coding sequence ATGACCCGGCGGTTCTACAGCCGGTCAGTGGTCAGCGGCGAGATTTCGCTGCCGGCGGTGCCGAGCCTGCTCGACGAGTACGTGGAGATGTGCAGCCGCATCTTCGCCGGGGTGGGCAGGCAGTTCAACGACGAGGAACTCGCCCACCTGCGGACCGTGCTGCAGAATCAGCTGGCCGAGGCTTACTCGATCTCGCAACGCTCCAACATCGTGGTCAGCTATAACGCACCGGTCGGCCCGACCTTGCACTACCAGGTCAACGCCCGGTGGTTCACCGTCGCCGAAGCCTACGAGAATTGGATCAGCACCCGGGAACCACCGCTGTTCGGCACCGAGCCCGACGCCCGGGTGTGGGCGCTGGCCAACGAAGCAGCCGATGCCCGCACGCATCCGGTGCTCGACATCGGCGCTGGGACCGGGCGCAACGCGCTTCCCCTGGGACGCCGCGGACACCCCGTCGACGTGGTGGAGTTGACGCCGAAGTTCGCCGAGATCATCCGGTCGCAGGCCCGGGCCGAGGGTCTCGACGTGCGCGTGATCGTGCGCAACGTTTTCGAGACGACCGACGATCTGCGCCAGGACTACCAGTTGATCCTGCTGTCGGAGGTGGTGCCCGACTTCCGGTCGACACAGCAGCTGCGCAGGCTGTTCGAACTCGCCGCGGCCTGCCTGGCACCCGGCGGACAGTTGGTGTTCAACACCTTCCTCCCGCGCTACGGTTACGAAATCGACGACGCAGCACGCGAATTCGGCCAGCAAGCGTACACAGGCATGTTTTCCCGGCAGGAGCTGTCGACCGCCTCCGAGGGGCTGCCTCTCGAGTTGGTCGCCGACGACTCGGTGTACGAATACGAGCAGGCGAACCTGCCGACCGGCGCCTGGCCGCCCACCAGTTGGTACGCCGACTGGGTCAGTGGCCTCGACGTGTTTCCCGTCGAACGGGACAAGAGCCCGATCGAGATGCGCTGGCTGGTATTCCGCAAGACCCACTGA
- the rsfS gene encoding ribosome silencing factor gives MSANQEAIDMATVAAAAAASKLADDVLVIDVSGQLVITDCFVIASASNERQVNAIVDEVEEKMRRAGYKPARREGAREGRWTLLDYRDIVVHIQHQDDRNFYALDRLWGDCPLVPVDLGDHRDGASE, from the coding sequence ATGAGCGCAAATCAAGAAGCGATCGACATGGCCACGGTGGCCGCCGCCGCCGCGGCATCGAAACTGGCCGACGACGTGCTCGTCATCGACGTGTCCGGCCAACTCGTCATCACCGACTGCTTCGTCATCGCCTCGGCGTCCAACGAACGGCAGGTCAACGCCATCGTCGACGAGGTCGAGGAGAAGATGCGCCGGGCCGGCTACAAACCTGCCCGACGTGAAGGTGCCCGTGAGGGCCGCTGGACCCTGCTGGATTACCGCGACATCGTCGTACACATCCAGCACCAGGACGACCGCAATTTCTACGCCCTCGACCGGTTGTGGGGCGACTGCCCCCTGGTGCCCGTCGACCTCGGGGACCATCGGGACGGGGCGTCGGAATGA